In one Gemmatimonadales bacterium genomic region, the following are encoded:
- a CDS encoding methyl-accepting chemotaxis protein produces the protein MPATPRRSGDRSLQSYLLTFGIVAALIVVAAVAALSWRVAKGYLQSDADRRLADIAQRTSSLIAQYMRERRSELELLASTPTVVAAAEAADAQAAQQGLPLNTIDQLERRFTATRSLEVDPVAKAFLRAAVDRSDFAELFFTESHGYNAVTSEATSDFVQSDEEWWQRAMQTGWYQSEPTYDESARVVSLQMAAPIVARGTQRRVGVFRGTFDLDRLSRLVASSDAGAGAAVQVVDQFGKLIVGGDSTQLLKLLPEAPSLTFADTVSFTTVQDAEHGTERTATARVGSARWWVVVRQPAERIYESVNAIGKLILVVAITLGVLVVFALFGLGAWLNRRVTKPVERLAAAASAVAQGDLAVDLELTRGTAEVAHLGSSLIGMVGALRRLVGAIRSAADEAAAMAAEISASTEEMAAAGQEMSSTTQDLSRRAQQQAEVVKAAAVDANRILAIAKRLAETSRDAAARNSALATVAEEHRAQLEESSAALEGLAAEVEKGAAESAALREASNQISRFVAQTKTIATQTNMLALNAAIEAARAGEHGRGFAIVADEVRKLATQAAQAAVTTEGTVQQVLKRVKGAHDAMTRLGEGSAAARRAARTVGEGLGAVAKAAGDNDIWSREINASAVESEQLVQEIAARLDQLAASAESFVASAEEIAASSEEQTAATQEIAASAQNLARAADRLTTAVQSFRLQTHQPPLEQAAD, from the coding sequence ATGCCCGCTACCCCGCGTCGTTCCGGCGACCGCAGCCTCCAGAGCTATCTCCTCACGTTCGGCATCGTCGCCGCGCTCATCGTGGTGGCCGCCGTCGCGGCGCTCTCCTGGCGGGTGGCGAAAGGCTACCTCCAGTCCGACGCCGACCGGCGACTGGCCGACATCGCCCAGCGTACGTCCTCGCTGATCGCCCAGTACATGCGGGAGCGTCGCAGCGAGTTGGAGCTGCTGGCCTCGACGCCGACGGTCGTGGCCGCGGCGGAAGCGGCGGACGCCCAGGCGGCGCAGCAGGGGCTGCCGCTGAATACCATCGACCAGCTCGAGCGCCGATTCACGGCCACCCGCTCGCTCGAGGTGGATCCCGTGGCCAAGGCGTTCCTCCGGGCCGCCGTGGACCGTTCCGATTTCGCCGAACTGTTCTTCACGGAGTCTCACGGCTACAACGCGGTCACGTCCGAGGCTACGTCCGATTTCGTGCAGAGCGACGAAGAGTGGTGGCAGCGGGCGATGCAGACGGGCTGGTACCAGTCGGAGCCGACGTATGACGAGTCGGCGAGGGTCGTCTCCCTCCAGATGGCGGCACCGATCGTGGCGCGCGGGACCCAGCGCCGGGTCGGCGTCTTCCGAGGCACGTTCGACCTCGATCGGCTCTCCCGCCTGGTGGCGAGCTCTGACGCCGGCGCGGGCGCGGCGGTGCAGGTGGTGGACCAATTCGGCAAGCTGATCGTGGGCGGCGACTCGACCCAGCTCCTGAAGCTGCTGCCGGAGGCCCCGAGCCTCACCTTCGCCGACACGGTCAGCTTCACGACCGTCCAGGACGCCGAGCACGGCACCGAACGAACGGCGACGGCCCGGGTCGGTAGCGCCCGGTGGTGGGTGGTGGTGCGCCAGCCGGCGGAGCGGATCTACGAGTCGGTGAACGCCATCGGCAAGCTGATCCTCGTGGTGGCGATCACCCTGGGGGTGTTGGTGGTTTTCGCGCTCTTCGGCCTCGGCGCATGGCTCAACCGCCGCGTGACGAAGCCGGTCGAGCGGCTCGCTGCTGCTGCGAGCGCGGTCGCGCAGGGCGACCTTGCCGTGGACCTCGAGCTGACGCGAGGCACGGCGGAAGTAGCGCACCTGGGCTCTTCGTTGATCGGGATGGTCGGCGCGCTCCGGCGCCTCGTCGGGGCCATACGCTCGGCGGCTGACGAAGCGGCGGCGATGGCGGCCGAGATCAGCGCGTCCACCGAAGAGATGGCGGCCGCGGGCCAGGAGATGTCGTCCACGACTCAGGACCTTTCACGCCGCGCGCAGCAGCAAGCCGAGGTCGTGAAGGCGGCGGCGGTGGACGCGAACCGCATCCTCGCCATCGCGAAGCGCCTCGCCGAGACATCGCGCGACGCGGCCGCCCGCAACAGCGCGCTCGCGACCGTGGCCGAAGAGCACCGGGCGCAGCTCGAGGAGAGCAGCGCCGCACTCGAGGGCCTGGCGGCGGAGGTGGAGAAGGGCGCGGCGGAGTCCGCGGCGCTCAGGGAGGCCTCGAACCAGATCTCGCGGTTCGTAGCGCAGACCAAGACGATCGCGACCCAGACCAACATGCTGGCGCTGAACGCCGCGATCGAAGCGGCACGGGCGGGCGAGCACGGCCGCGGCTTCGCGATCGTGGCCGACGAAGTGCGCAAGCTGGCGACCCAGGCGGCACAGGCGGCGGTCACGACCGAGGGTACGGTGCAGCAGGTACTCAAGCGGGTGAAGGGCGCTCACGACGCGATGACCCGCCTCGGCGAGGGGAGCGCGGCAGCGAGACGGGCGGCGCGTACCGTGGGCGAAGGGTTGGGCGCGGTCGCGAAGGCGGCCGGCGACAACGACATCTGGTCGCGCGAGATCAACGCCTCGGCAGTGGAGTCAGAGCAGCTGGTTCAGGAGATCGCCGCGCGGCTGGACCAGCTCGCCGCGAGCGCCGAATCGTTCGTCGCGTCGGCGGAGGAGATCGCCGCGTCTTCGGAAGAGCAGACGGCCGCGACGCAGGAGATCGCCGCTTCCGCGCAGAACCTGGCGAGGGCGGCGGACCGGCTTACCACCGCGGTGCAGAGCTTCCGGCTACAGACCCACCAGCCGCCTCTGGAGCAGGCCGCGGACTAG
- the serA gene encoding phosphoglycerate dehydrogenase: MGERVVVADRIAAPGVQLLKGVHGLDVVETVGKGAEALRDALLDAAALVVRSETQVTPELMAGAPKLRIVARAGIGVDNIDLEEATRRGIAVLTAPGANSTSAAEHTFALMLALARRIPAASASVAAGKWDRKSYEGTELRGKTLAILGLGRIGSLVAQIGRAFGMTVIALDPYVMAAHASSLGVELLPLEEVLARADVITLHIALTEDTRQLINAERLKLVKKTALLVNTARGALVDEAALSAALVEGRLAGAALDVFEPEPLPADSPLRGAPNVILTPHLGASTKEAQTRVSIEIAEAVRDALLSGDLRSAVNLPGLDASQLASSRPLMDLGQRLGKLAFGLGSGGVQSVDVTYRGTDDRAADTAGIAALSGVLVAMGMDRVSLVNAGHLARQRGIRVTRRAEDPDVFQTSLSVELVADGRTVRVQGALLGDAHARIVRIHDYHVDVEPFGTLLVLTNRDVPGVIGKVGTMLGAAGVNISDYHQSRPPRRGDDALAAIALEVRAPTPVLEDLRKMPEVTGVWQVDLGPPTA, encoded by the coding sequence GTGGGTGAGCGCGTCGTCGTCGCCGACCGGATCGCGGCGCCGGGCGTCCAGCTCCTCAAGGGCGTTCACGGCCTCGACGTCGTCGAGACGGTTGGCAAGGGGGCCGAGGCGCTGAGGGACGCGCTCCTGGACGCCGCGGCGCTGGTGGTGCGCAGCGAGACCCAGGTGACGCCGGAGCTGATGGCCGGCGCACCCAAGCTCCGGATCGTCGCCCGCGCCGGCATCGGCGTGGACAACATCGACCTCGAGGAAGCGACGCGGCGCGGGATCGCCGTTCTGACCGCCCCCGGCGCCAACTCCACCAGCGCCGCCGAGCACACCTTCGCGCTGATGCTCGCCCTGGCTCGCAGGATCCCGGCGGCGTCGGCCTCGGTCGCGGCGGGCAAGTGGGACCGCAAGAGCTACGAGGGCACCGAGCTGCGCGGCAAGACGCTCGCGATCCTGGGCCTGGGCCGCATCGGCTCGCTGGTCGCGCAGATCGGCCGGGCGTTCGGCATGACGGTGATCGCGCTCGATCCCTACGTCATGGCCGCGCACGCCTCGTCGCTCGGCGTTGAGTTGCTGCCGCTCGAGGAGGTGCTCGCTCGGGCGGACGTCATCACCCTCCACATCGCTCTCACCGAGGACACCCGCCAGCTCATCAACGCTGAGCGCCTCAAGCTGGTCAAGAAGACGGCGCTGCTGGTCAACACCGCGCGCGGCGCGCTGGTCGACGAGGCGGCGCTGTCCGCGGCGCTGGTGGAGGGCAGGCTCGCCGGTGCGGCGCTCGACGTCTTCGAACCGGAGCCGCTGCCCGCCGATTCACCCCTGCGCGGGGCGCCCAACGTCATCCTCACCCCGCACCTCGGGGCGTCCACGAAGGAAGCGCAGACCCGGGTCTCGATCGAGATCGCGGAGGCGGTGCGTGACGCGCTGCTCTCGGGCGACCTGCGCAGCGCGGTGAACCTGCCCGGGCTCGACGCCTCACAGCTCGCCTCGAGCCGGCCGCTCATGGACCTTGGCCAGCGGCTAGGCAAGCTCGCCTTCGGCTTGGGCTCGGGCGGCGTGCAGTCGGTGGATGTGACCTACCGCGGCACCGACGACCGTGCTGCCGACACGGCCGGCATCGCCGCGCTCTCGGGCGTCCTGGTGGCGATGGGGATGGACCGGGTGTCGCTGGTCAATGCCGGGCACCTGGCGCGCCAGCGCGGGATCCGGGTGACCCGCCGCGCCGAGGACCCGGACGTCTTCCAGACCAGCCTGAGCGTCGAGTTGGTCGCCGATGGGCGGACCGTCCGGGTGCAGGGCGCGCTCCTGGGGGACGCGCACGCGCGCATCGTGCGGATCCATGACTACCACGTGGACGTGGAGCCCTTCGGCACGCTGCTCGTGCTGACCAACCGGGACGTGCCGGGCGTGATCGGGAAAGTGGGAACGATGCTGGGCGCCGCCGGCGTCAACATCAGCGACTACCATCAGTCGCGCCCGCCGCGGCGCGGCGACGACGCCCTGGCCGCCATCGCGCTGGAGGTGCGCGCGCCGACACCGGTGCTCGAGGACCTGCGGAAGATGCCGGAGGTCACCGGCGTGTGGCAGGTGGACCTGGGGCCGCCGACGGCCTAG